One genomic segment of Longimicrobium sp. includes these proteins:
- a CDS encoding sorbosone dehydrogenase family protein, translating to MTTHAIPRRSMMVLAAAAALAGCSSGARLPVEAGIGPSPALPPPRVGLLPNVLISPARGWPRGMTPKAAPGTAVNAFATGLEHPRWLYVLPNGDVLVAESNAPERPDDGKGLKGWFFRRLQGVAGGGVPSANRITLLRDADGDGVAEVRTAFIEGLVSPFGMALVGNDFYVANSDAVVRFRYTPGATRITGTPTRVVELPAGRINHHWTKNILPSRDGSKLYVTVGSNSNVAENGMENEEGRAAIWEVDLRTGAHRVFASGLRNPNGLAWVPESGALWTAVNERDEIGSDLVPDYMTSVRDGGFYGWPYSYYGQTVDTRVKPERPDLVARAIKPDYALGPHTASIGLAWSAGTSLPAPFAHGMFVGQHGSWNREPRSGYRVIFVPFQGAMPSGQPVEVLTGFLDGWGNTYGRPVGVALDRRGALLVADDVGNAVWRVTAAPGHTASR from the coding sequence ATGACGACGCACGCGATTCCACGCCGCTCGATGATGGTGCTGGCCGCCGCGGCCGCGCTGGCCGGATGCAGCTCCGGCGCGCGCCTGCCGGTGGAGGCGGGCATCGGCCCCTCGCCGGCGCTGCCGCCGCCGCGCGTGGGGCTGCTGCCCAACGTGCTGATCTCGCCGGCGCGCGGCTGGCCGCGCGGGATGACGCCGAAAGCCGCGCCGGGAACGGCGGTCAACGCGTTCGCCACGGGGCTGGAGCACCCGCGCTGGCTGTACGTGCTCCCCAACGGCGATGTGCTGGTGGCCGAGTCGAACGCGCCGGAGCGGCCCGACGACGGCAAGGGGCTGAAGGGATGGTTCTTCCGCCGCCTGCAGGGCGTGGCGGGCGGGGGCGTGCCCAGCGCCAACCGCATCACCCTGCTGCGCGACGCCGACGGCGACGGGGTGGCGGAGGTGCGCACCGCGTTCATCGAGGGGCTCGTCTCGCCCTTCGGGATGGCGCTGGTGGGGAACGACTTCTATGTCGCGAACAGCGACGCCGTTGTCCGATTCCGCTACACCCCGGGCGCGACGCGCATCACCGGAACGCCCACGCGGGTGGTGGAGCTGCCCGCCGGGCGCATCAACCACCACTGGACGAAGAACATCCTCCCCTCGCGCGACGGGTCGAAGCTGTACGTGACGGTGGGCTCGAACAGCAACGTGGCCGAGAACGGGATGGAGAACGAGGAGGGGCGCGCCGCGATCTGGGAGGTGGACCTGCGCACGGGCGCGCACCGCGTCTTCGCGTCGGGGCTGCGCAACCCCAACGGGCTGGCGTGGGTCCCCGAGTCGGGCGCGCTGTGGACGGCGGTGAACGAGCGCGACGAGATCGGCAGCGACCTGGTGCCCGACTACATGACCTCGGTGCGCGACGGCGGGTTCTACGGCTGGCCGTACAGCTACTACGGGCAGACGGTGGACACGCGGGTGAAGCCGGAGCGGCCCGACCTGGTGGCGCGCGCGATCAAGCCCGACTACGCGCTGGGGCCGCACACCGCCTCGATCGGCCTGGCCTGGTCGGCGGGGACGTCGCTTCCCGCGCCGTTCGCGCACGGGATGTTCGTGGGCCAGCACGGCTCGTGGAACCGCGAGCCCCGCAGCGGCTACCGCGTGATCTTCGTCCCCTTCCAGGGCGCGATGCCGTCGGGGCAGCCGGTGGAGGTGCTGACCGGCTTCCTGGACGGGTGGGGCAACACCTACGGCCGCCCCGTCGGTGTCGCGCTC